Proteins encoded within one genomic window of Actinomycetota bacterium:
- a CDS encoding cation diffusion facilitator family transporter, which yields MSTATSNLSLLRHTSEVTAHHHAPGGGEMTTTQMRRRLVYALMLSFGVLIVSIVGGLISGSLALLADAGHMLTDVTGLLISLIALTLAARPATLHRTFGLLRLEILAAAANSLLLFLVAGLIAFEAWQRWQQPSAIDGPLMLGFATIGLIANIVGMRLLSGGAKQSLNLKGAYLEMMGDLLGSIAVIAAALGIWLTGWDRIDPLASVAVALMILPRAWLLLKEALDILLETTPRSLNLSEVREHLMGQPNVVGVHDMHAWTITSGKEVMSAHVVVRTQQPAFDTSILLNDLQSCLVGHFNIAHSTLQIEPEGFVHPPSAVHE from the coding sequence ATGAGCACAGCCACGTCCAATCTGTCCCTTCTGCGACATACTTCAGAAGTGACTGCGCATCATCACGCCCCTGGCGGTGGGGAGATGACCACAACACAGATGCGTCGCAGGCTTGTCTATGCGTTGATGCTCTCGTTCGGCGTGCTGATCGTTTCGATTGTTGGCGGCCTGATCTCGGGCTCACTGGCACTTCTGGCCGATGCCGGACACATGCTGACCGACGTCACGGGCTTGCTGATCTCACTCATTGCGCTGACCCTGGCTGCGCGTCCTGCCACTTTGCACCGCACCTTCGGTCTGCTGAGATTGGAAATCCTCGCTGCCGCGGCCAACTCGCTCCTGTTGTTCTTGGTCGCCGGGCTCATCGCATTTGAAGCATGGCAACGCTGGCAGCAGCCATCGGCCATTGATGGCCCACTCATGCTGGGCTTCGCCACCATCGGCTTGATCGCGAACATCGTTGGAATGAGACTCCTGAGCGGGGGAGCCAAACAGAGTCTGAACCTCAAAGGCGCCTACCTCGAGATGATGGGTGATCTGCTCGGCTCGATTGCTGTCATCGCGGCGGCGCTCGGGATCTGGCTGACGGGTTGGGATCGCATTGACCCGCTGGCTTCGGTGGCTGTTGCGTTGATGATCCTGCCCAGAGCTTGGCTTCTGCTCAAGGAAGCCCTCGATATCTTGTTGGAGACCACGCCCCGATCCTTGAACCTGAGCGAGGTTCGAGAGCACCTGATGGGCCAGCCGAATGTCGTTGGTGTACACGATATGCATGCTTGGACCATCACTTCGGGCAAAGAGGTGATGAGCGCTCACGTTGTTGTTCGTACCCAGCAGCCGGCCTTCGATACGAGCATCCTGTTGAATGACCTGCAGTCATGCCTCGTCGGGCATTTCAACATTGCTCATTCAACCTTGCAGATTGAGCCGGAAGGCTTCGTGCATCCACCATCGGCAGTTCATGAATAA